The Fodinibius saliphilus genome segment GGGTAAGAACATAATACCCATCGATAATAATACCGATGCCACTACAAGATCTATAACCACAAATGGCAAGTAGATCATAAATCCTATTTGGAAAGCAATGCGCAGCTCACTCATAATAAATGACGGAACTACCACATAAAACGGGATATCTTCAAAACTCTGCACGGTTTCCACTTCAACCAGATCCATAAAGAAAAGAAGTTCTTTTTCCCGTGTTTGTTTTACCATAAATTCTTTTATCGGTATTGAGGCCTCTCCCAAAGCTTCCATCTGTGTAATTTCATCATTCAGATAGGGCTGTACAGCATCTTCATTTACTGCCTTAAAAGTAGGCATCATAATAAATATTGTGAGAAACAGAGCTAGGCCAATCAATACCTTATTAGGAGGCGATTGTTGAGTTCCGAGTCCCATTCTTAAGAAAAAGAATACTACTACGATGCGCGTAAAGCTGGTCATCATCGTAATAAAAGCAGAACCAAATGAGAGTATGGTTACCAATATAAGCGCCTGAACAGCTACTGAAAGGTCACCGTCATCCATACTAAGGTCGATGGGCGGAGCTGCCTGCACAAGGCTGGGAGCAGCATTCATATAAGAGCCTAAGGAGACGGATTGGGCCAACATACTCAAGGGCA includes the following:
- the fliP gene encoding flagellar type III secretion system pore protein FliP (The bacterial flagellar biogenesis protein FliP forms a type III secretion system (T3SS)-type pore required for flagellar assembly.), giving the protein MLAQSVSLGSYMNAAPSLVQAAPPIDLSMDDGDLSVAVQALILVTILSFGSAFITMMTSFTRIVVVFFFLRMGLGTQQSPPNKVLIGLALFLTIFIMMPTFKAVNEDAVQPYLNDEITQMEALGEASIPIKEFMVKQTREKELLFFMDLVEVETVQSFEDIPFYVVVPSFIMSELRIAFQIGFMIYLPFVVIDLVVASVLLSMGIMFLPPVLVSLPFKILVFVLTDGWYLLVQSLVQSFN